From Paenibacillus sp. FSL H8-0537:
GGTGACCCACATGGATGCTGAAAACCTCCATTATTTTGAAAAAGCACCGATTTATAAAGCTATCGCTCATTTCGCCGTTCCTATGATGCTCGGCATGTCGATGAGTGTTATTTACTCCATTCTTAACGCATATTTCCTTGGCACCCTGCACAATACCGAAATGCTAACGGCGCTAGCGCTTACCCTACCATTGTTCGCAGCTTTTATGGCGCTGGGTAATCTAATTGGCATAGGCGCAGGTACATTCATCTCCAGATTATTAGGTGAAAAAAGCTATGATGTGGTGAAGCATGTATCCTCCTTCTCCTTCTACACAAGTCTTGTCCTCGGTTTATTGTTGATGATTGTGGGACTACCACTTATTGACCAAATTGTTCATGGGCTCGGGGCAACGGCTAGCTCCTTCGCATTCACAAAAGACTATGTCACCATGATGCTCATTGGTTCGCCGTTTGTCGTCTTATTTTTCTCCTTGGAGAACATTGTCCGCTCCGAAGGGGCCGCAATGACCTCCATGATTGGGATGATTCTAAGCGTTATCGTTAATATTATTCTTGATGCAATCGTTATTTTTGTATTACACGGGGATGTGATGGGAGTTGCAGCAGCAACGGTCATTTCCAACGCAGCAGCAAGTATCTTTTTCGCTATCTATATAGGGAGAAAAAGCAAGTTCCTCAGCATATCGT
This genomic window contains:
- a CDS encoding MATE family efflux transporter produces the protein MDAENLHYFEKAPIYKAIAHFAVPMMLGMSMSVIYSILNAYFLGTLHNTEMLTALALTLPLFAAFMALGNLIGIGAGTFISRLLGEKSYDVVKHVSSFSFYTSLVLGLLLMIVGLPLIDQIVHGLGATASSFAFTKDYVTMMLIGSPFVVLFFSLENIVRSEGAAMTSMIGMILSVIVNIILDAIVIFVLHGDVMGVAAATVISNAAASIFFAIYIGRKSKFLSISLKWFKASKEITSNIFKIGTPVFIMSMFLGAMGLIFNHYLIEYGNQAVAGFGISSRLLQFPEVILMGLCEGVVPLIAFSFTANKLRMKKTISFTIKMVAALATIFGVIVYLTSDHLIGFFTNDSQLIELGSYILHVTFLSLFISGTTTLFTGIFQATGQVKAAFAMAIVQGVTLIPVLYLANRMNGFHGVVWSLVIADAVAFLVGALMLYVLRNKLQPDLEQLAQ